GTACACCGCGATCAGGCCGATCCCTGCCAGCAGCATCAACACGATCCCGAACACGACGTGATGTATGTGCTGGCCACCGGGAGTGATGTTGCCGGGCCACCACTTCACATCTGCGCGAATCATCCTGACGCTGAGCCGGATCAGCAGAAAGCCCAGCAGCAGTCCCAGGAGGAAACACAGCAGTGGCAGACGACCGTGATCGATGACCCCGTGTTGCAACCACCTCACGTGCGTCTCACGTCCTTCCTACCGAACGACCGGCGAGTCGGACTTCACACTATTCGTGATAAGTGCCGCCCAGGACGGCATCGACCACCGAGCCGTCGCTATTTTCCGAATCCGGCCTTCCGCAGCGCGTCGGCCATCGAACCGGCCGCCGGTGCGGCCTGCTGGCCGCCGCCGCGGCGTTCACGCTGGGGACGTGAGTCTCGTCCGCGACTGCCCTGGTCGGCACCGCCGGCTCGCCCCTGGCCCCGCGGACGTTCGCCCTGTTGTCCACGTGGGGCGTCCTTTCCGGCGGAGGCCCCAGGCTCGTCGTCCAGTCGCAGGCTCAACCCGATGCGCTGACGAGGGAGGTCGACCTCCATGACCTTGACGCGCACGACGTCACCGGATTTGACGACCTCACGCGGGTCCTTGACGAAGTTGTGCGACATCGCAGAGACGTGAACGAGACCGTCCTGATGCACACCGACGTCGACGAAAGCACCGAATGCCGCCACGTTGGTCACGACGCCTTCGAGCGTCATCCCCGGCTTCAGGTCGGCCACCTTCTCGATACCGGCCGCGAAAGTGGCGGTCTTGAACTCCGGACGCGGGTCGCGTCCCGGCTTCTCCAGCTCGGAGATGATGTCGGTGACAGTGGGCAACCCGAATCGTTCGTCGACGAATTCCGCGGGATCGAGGCGGCGCAGGAGGGCCGTGTTTCCGACCACTTCGCGCACTCCGACGCCGGCCTTGCCGACGATGCGGCGCACTACGGGGTACGCCTCCGGGTGCACGCTCGACCGATCGAGTGGATCCTCTCCCCCGGAGATGCGGAGGAATCCGGCGCACTGCTCGAAAGCTTTGGGGCCCAAGCGCGGTACGTCCTTGAGGGTGCTGCGGCTGGCGAACGGTCCGTTCTGGTCGCGGTGCGCCACGATGCTCTCGGCGAGCGAGCCGGCAATTCCGGATACCCGCGACAGCAGTGGCACCGACGCTGTGTTGACGTCGACACCGACCGCGTTCACCGCATCCTCGACGACGGCGCCGAGAGAACGAGCGAGCAGGGTTTCGGAGATGTCGTGCTGGTACTGGCCGACGCCGATGGACTTGGGATCGATCTTGACCAGCTCGGCCAACGGATCCTGCAGCCTGCGTGCGATCGAGACCGCGCCGCGGATCGAGACGTCGAGTTCGGGCAGTTCACTCGAGGCGTACGCCGACGCCGAGTAGACGGAGGCACCGGCCTCGGAGACCACCACCTTGGTCAGATTCGCAGCCGGGAACTTGGCAATCAATTCTGCTGCCAGGGAATCGGTTTCGCGTGACGCCGTACCGTTTCCGATGGCGATGAGCTCCACTTTGTGCTTGGCCGCGAGGCCGGCGAGAGTGGCCAGTGCCTGATCCCACTTGCCCTGCGGCTTGTGGGGATAGATGGTGTCGTAGTCGACGACCTTTCCGGTCGCGTCGACGATGGCAACCTTGGTGCCGGTACGGAAGCCCGGGTCGAGGCCCATCGTGGTGCGGTTGCCCGCCGGCGCGGCGAGCAGCAGGTCCTTGAGGTTGCTCGCGAACACGTCGACGGCGTCCTTCTCGGCGGACTGGCGCAGTCGCATACGGGTATCGAGGGAGACCGTGACCAGCATTTTGGTACGCCACGCCCATCGAACGGTATCGAGCAGCCACTTGTCGGCGGGCCGTCCTCGATTCGCGATTCCGAACTTGGTGGCGATCCGACCCTCGTAGACGCTCGGCACCCCGGGCGTCGGTTCTTCGCGCTCGGGCTCGAATCCGAGCGAGAGTACTTCTTCCTTCTCGCCTCTGAGGGTGGCGAGGATGCGATGCGAGGGCAGGCTCGTGAAGGGTTCGGAGAATTCGAAGTAGTCCGAGAACTTGGCACCCTCCTCCTCTTTGCCCTTGCGGACAGTGGCAACCAGCTTGCCGGAGGTCCACATGAGTTCGCGTAGTTCACCCACCAGGTCGGCGTCCTCGGCGAAGCGCTCGACGAGAATCGCACGCGCGCCGTCGAGCTGCTCCTGATCGAACTGCGCCGGATCCGTCGTGGGGTCGGAGAACAGGGCATCGGCCACGGGCTCGTGCCCCGCTTCACGCGCAATCTGGGCTTTCGTCCGACGCTTGGGCTTGAACGGCAGATAGATGTCCTCGACGCGCGCCTTGGTATCGGCGAGCATCAAAGACTGCTCGAGGGCGTCGTCGAGCTTGCCCTGACCACGGATGGATTCGATGACGGCGTCTCTGCGCTCGTCGAGCTCACGGAGGTACCGCAGCCGCTCGTCGAGCTGACGCAGCTGCGCATCGTCGAGGGTGCCGGTGACCTCCTTGCGGTACCGCGCGATGAACGGGACCGTCGAGCCGCCGTCGAGCAGTTCTACGGCGGCCCGAACCTGTTCCTCACGAACGTCGAGTTCTTCGGCTATGCGCTTGTTCACAGATTTCAGAGCAGTGGTCACGGCGATGGACCCTACCGCTACTGTGGGACAGGTCGGTCAGCGGTTCAACGTCTGGGAGAGATGCACGCATGGTCAGGGTGTCTCGATTCCTGACTGTCGTCTGTGCCTCCCTGCTCTTCACCGCAGGTTGCTCGGTTCCACCGGACGATCAACCCGGCGACTCCGCTGCGAAAGCAACCGCCGAGACCTCCGCGTCGCCCTTTCCCGACATGCAGAAGGTCGACGGCGTCGCTCTGGAAGCCCGAATCCCCATGGCGATCGCGTCGGCGCAGGCCCGAGGTGCCGACGTCGACTTCGCCTTGCTCGACCGCGACACCGGGTCTTTCTACAGCAGCAACGCCGACATACAGGTCGAAACCGCATCGGTGTCCAAGCTCTTCATCGCCGACGAAGTGATGTTCCGAGCGCAGTCGGAGAACCGCCCTGTCTCGGCCGACGAACTGGCCACCATGACCAGCATGCTGGAGCTCTCCGACGACAACGCCGCCTACACCCTGTGGTACCGCTACGGCACGTCCGACATCGTCCGCGCGGTCGCGGCCCGATACGGATTGCAACGCACGACGGCACCGGGCGACGATCAGTGGTACAACACCGAAACAACGCCGAGCGACCTGGTCGGGTACTACGCGGGCTTGCTCAACGGCAGCGGCGGACTGACGACTGCGTCGACGGACGTCATCATCGGCATGCTGCGGCGTTCGGCACCGATTGCCGCAGACGGCTACAAACAACATTTCGGAATCGTCGACGGTCTACCGGGCGAGAGCGTGCACGCCGTCAAGCAGGGCTGGATGTGCTGTGTTTCCGATCGGTGGGTGCACTTGTCGACCGGCACGATCGGGGTCGACAATCGCTACGTCCTCGCTCTGTCGTCACGGGAAGACATCTTCTACGCCGACGACATGGAGAGCTATCCGGACACCGCGGTGGTCGACGTGAGTGACGACGCCAGCGCCCTACATGCCAGGGACACTCTCACCGGATTCGTCTCGATGCTTTTTCCTGGCGGTACGATCAGCTGAATTGCTCAGTCGCCGAGCAGATCCGGGCGACGCTCGGCGGTCCGAGTCAACGACTGGGCCCGACGCCATGCCGCTATCTTCGCGTGATCGCCGGATAGCAGGACGTCGGGAACGTCGAGTTCGCGCCACCGGGCCGGACGCGTGTAGCTCGGCCCTTCGAGCAGACCGTCGGAGAACGAATCCTCTTGGTGCGACTGTTGATTGCCGAGTACTCCGGGCATGAGTCGAACCACCGCCTCGGCCATCACCAGGACGGCCGCCTCGCCGCCGATGAGCACGTAGTCGCCGATACTGACTTCTTCGACGCGTACGCGGCGCGATGCGTCTTCGAAGACCCGCTGATCGATACCTTCGTACCGGCCGCACGCGAACACCAGATGTTGCTCGGTGGACCACCGTTCGGCCGTGCGCTGGGTGAACGGAACACCGGCGGGAGTGGGAACGACGAGGAGCGAATCCTCGGTCAGCACGTGGTCGAGGGCATCGCCCCAGACCGTCGGCTTCATGACCATGCCAGGTCCGCCGCCATAGGGTGAATCGTCGACGGCCTTGTGCACGTCATGGGTCCACGATCGCAGATCGTGAACCTCCACAGAGACAAGACCGCGGTCGATTGCCTTGCCCAACAGAGCAGTTCGCAGCGGAGTCAGGTATTCGGGGAAAATGGTGACGACGTCGAGGCGCACGATCTACTCCG
The nucleotide sequence above comes from Rhodococcoides fascians A25f. Encoded proteins:
- a CDS encoding Tex family protein: MTTALKSVNKRIAEELDVREEQVRAAVELLDGGSTVPFIARYRKEVTGTLDDAQLRQLDERLRYLRELDERRDAVIESIRGQGKLDDALEQSLMLADTKARVEDIYLPFKPKRRTKAQIAREAGHEPVADALFSDPTTDPAQFDQEQLDGARAILVERFAEDADLVGELRELMWTSGKLVATVRKGKEEEGAKFSDYFEFSEPFTSLPSHRILATLRGEKEEVLSLGFEPEREEPTPGVPSVYEGRIATKFGIANRGRPADKWLLDTVRWAWRTKMLVTVSLDTRMRLRQSAEKDAVDVFASNLKDLLLAAPAGNRTTMGLDPGFRTGTKVAIVDATGKVVDYDTIYPHKPQGKWDQALATLAGLAAKHKVELIAIGNGTASRETDSLAAELIAKFPAANLTKVVVSEAGASVYSASAYASSELPELDVSIRGAVSIARRLQDPLAELVKIDPKSIGVGQYQHDISETLLARSLGAVVEDAVNAVGVDVNTASVPLLSRVSGIAGSLAESIVAHRDQNGPFASRSTLKDVPRLGPKAFEQCAGFLRISGGEDPLDRSSVHPEAYPVVRRIVGKAGVGVREVVGNTALLRRLDPAEFVDERFGLPTVTDIISELEKPGRDPRPEFKTATFAAGIEKVADLKPGMTLEGVVTNVAAFGAFVDVGVHQDGLVHVSAMSHNFVKDPREVVKSGDVVRVKVMEVDLPRQRIGLSLRLDDEPGASAGKDAPRGQQGERPRGQGRAGGADQGSRGRDSRPQRERRGGGQQAAPAAGSMADALRKAGFGK
- the trmD gene encoding tRNA (guanosine(37)-N1)-methyltransferase TrmD, producing the protein MRLDVVTIFPEYLTPLRTALLGKAIDRGLVSVEVHDLRSWTHDVHKAVDDSPYGGGPGMVMKPTVWGDALDHVLTEDSLLVVPTPAGVPFTQRTAERWSTEQHLVFACGRYEGIDQRVFEDASRRVRVEEVSIGDYVLIGGEAAVLVMAEAVVRLMPGVLGNQQSHQEDSFSDGLLEGPSYTRPARWRELDVPDVLLSGDHAKIAAWRRAQSLTRTAERRPDLLGD
- a CDS encoding serine hydrolase; protein product: MVRVSRFLTVVCASLLFTAGCSVPPDDQPGDSAAKATAETSASPFPDMQKVDGVALEARIPMAIASAQARGADVDFALLDRDTGSFYSSNADIQVETASVSKLFIADEVMFRAQSENRPVSADELATMTSMLELSDDNAAYTLWYRYGTSDIVRAVAARYGLQRTTAPGDDQWYNTETTPSDLVGYYAGLLNGSGGLTTASTDVIIGMLRRSAPIAADGYKQHFGIVDGLPGESVHAVKQGWMCCVSDRWVHLSTGTIGVDNRYVLALSSREDIFYADDMESYPDTAVVDVSDDASALHARDTLTGFVSMLFPGGTIS